One stretch of Flavobacterium sp. 9 DNA includes these proteins:
- a CDS encoding serine hydrolase has translation MQMNFLKRTNIPQILILILVLSSCGKDKKTSVDKASTIEDTLPKMKPLGPEKRISQAYINSVAGRINHFYNKNWPNNSMNGSFLVARNGQIIFERYNGYANKNEGTKITANTPVQIASVSKVLTATAVLKLVNAGKIDLDQKVNTILKTFPYEDCTVRMLLSHRSGMRNYAYFTDHDKSVWDRHNQLTNQDILDILATKNIGLESKTGTRFGYCNTNYAMLALIIEKITGLKYKEAMSQMIFKPLGMTNTYVFDDDKDRKTIVPSYKGNGAEIGFDYLDNVYGDKNIFSTVRDLLKFDRARNSPDFLKPALLKEVYTGNSNERKGTKNYGLGIRMINWETGQNYYFHNGWWHGNTSSYIPLMKEHVTIIALSNKMTRNTYAVRKLAPIFGDYPFNFKDEE, from the coding sequence ATGCAAATGAATTTCCTTAAGAGAACAAATATACCACAAATACTTATTCTAATTTTAGTTTTAAGTTCGTGTGGAAAAGATAAAAAAACGAGTGTTGACAAAGCTTCAACAATAGAAGATACCTTACCAAAAATGAAGCCTTTAGGTCCTGAAAAACGAATTTCACAAGCCTATATAAATTCAGTAGCCGGAAGAATAAATCACTTTTACAACAAGAACTGGCCAAACAATAGTATGAACGGAAGTTTTTTGGTTGCCAGAAATGGTCAAATTATTTTTGAACGCTATAATGGTTATGCAAACAAAAATGAAGGAACTAAAATAACCGCCAATACACCTGTTCAAATTGCTTCTGTAAGTAAAGTTCTTACTGCAACAGCGGTTTTAAAATTGGTTAATGCCGGCAAAATTGATTTGGATCAAAAGGTAAATACGATTTTAAAAACGTTTCCGTACGAAGATTGTACCGTTAGAATGTTGTTAAGTCACCGTAGCGGAATGCGTAATTATGCTTATTTCACAGATCATGATAAATCGGTTTGGGACAGACATAATCAGCTTACCAATCAAGATATTTTAGACATTCTAGCCACAAAAAATATTGGATTAGAATCAAAAACAGGAACACGTTTTGGTTATTGCAATACTAATTATGCAATGCTGGCACTTATAATTGAAAAAATTACGGGTTTAAAATATAAGGAAGCAATGTCTCAAATGATTTTCAAACCTTTGGGAATGACAAATACTTATGTTTTTGACGATGATAAAGATCGTAAAACAATTGTACCTTCTTATAAAGGTAATGGTGCAGAAATTGGTTTTGATTATCTGGACAATGTTTACGGAGACAAAAACATTTTCTCTACCGTTAGAGATCTTTTGAAATTTGACAGAGCCAGAAATTCACCTGACTTTTTGAAACCGGCTTTATTAAAAGAAGTTTATACTGGTAACAGCAATGAACGAAAAGGAACGAAAAATTACGGTTTAGGAATTAGAATGATTAATTGGGAAACCGGACAAAATTATTATTTCCACAATGGATGGTGGCATGGAAATACCTCATCTTATATTCCTTTGATGAAAGAGCATGTGACCATTATTGCATTATCTAACAAGATGACCAGAAACACTTATGCTGTTCGTAAACTGGCTCCTATTTTTGGTGATTATCCTTTTAATTTTAAAGACGAAGAATAA
- a CDS encoding helix-turn-helix transcriptional regulator — MEILPSAVLAPYIKNYTVVTINKHLNNEVFYPSGYVDFIVNISEGAAATIINGKRKDTPAIELLGHLTLPTRLTVAQGTSVLIARIYPYASALFFSDPLSEFTNYATDMYDVALSENRELYFRIMETNELASKINILETHFLQQLKKNEARLKKVSIVQAINQQLLFNDQQLDLPALAKHSGLSERYIQKLYLSNIGISPAAFTSVMRFNKSLQLVLNTSQSLTEIAYDCGYYDQAHFIKEFRKFTGITPSVSRNSLLKNDTDFQQAVNIGF; from the coding sequence ATGGAGATTTTACCTTCCGCTGTTTTAGCGCCATATATAAAGAATTATACCGTTGTTACGATTAACAAACATCTTAATAACGAAGTTTTTTATCCAAGTGGATATGTAGATTTTATTGTCAATATTTCCGAAGGTGCTGCCGCAACTATTATCAATGGCAAACGAAAAGACACACCGGCGATAGAATTGCTGGGGCATCTTACTCTTCCTACCCGACTTACTGTTGCGCAAGGCACTTCGGTACTTATAGCGAGAATTTATCCGTATGCAAGTGCATTGTTTTTTTCTGATCCTTTATCTGAATTTACGAACTATGCAACCGATATGTACGATGTTGCATTGAGCGAAAATAGGGAATTGTATTTTCGGATTATGGAAACAAATGAACTCGCTTCTAAAATTAATATCTTAGAAACTCATTTTCTTCAGCAATTGAAAAAAAATGAAGCTCGATTAAAGAAAGTATCAATCGTTCAGGCTATTAATCAACAGCTTTTATTTAATGATCAGCAATTGGATTTACCTGCTCTGGCGAAACATTCAGGGTTATCAGAAAGATATATTCAAAAGCTTTATCTCTCAAATATTGGTATCAGTCCTGCAGCTTTTACTTCGGTAATGCGATTTAATAAAAGCTTGCAACTGGTGCTTAATACCTCGCAATCGTTGACTGAGATTGCTTACGACTGCGGGTATTATGATCAGGCTCATTTTATTAAAGAGTTCAGAAAGTTTACAGGCATTACTCCTTCTGTTTCCAGAAATTCACTACTTAAAAATGATACCGATTTTCAGCAAGCTGTTAACATTGGTTTCTAG